Proteins from a genomic interval of Agrococcus sp. ARC_14:
- a CDS encoding tripartite tricarboxylate transporter permease, whose protein sequence is MEAFSLLLQGFESALTPANLLWALLGVTIGTAVGVLPGIGPALTVALLLPITFQLEPSSALILFAGIYYGGMYGGSTTSILLNTPGESASIVSALEGNKMARSGRAAAALATAAIGSFVAGTIGTIGITLIAPVMAAFAVTLGPPEYVALMAIAFVSVAALLGPNLLKGAASLLIGLTIGIVGIDVQSGQARMTFGSDRLLDGIDVVLVVVGLFAVAETLSHVLSGTGTSTIQPVKGRAALTRAEWRRSWPAWLRGTALGFPIGSLPAGGAEIPTFLSYAAEKKLTKHKGEFGHGAIEGVAGPEAANNAAAAGVLVPLLTIGLPTSATAAIILTAFQSYGLQPGPTLFAESGDLVWALIASLYIGNVMLLVLNLPLVKVWAKLLTIPTWGIYAAVTVFAALGAFAAGGSVWDIVILVALGAFGMLLRLADIPVAPAVVGLILGPLVEAQLRRAMTLSEGDPAVLLSSPLAIGLWVVVLLLLVLPPLVGVGRRRRRTLRDAVSVDEAEREAERELRGVAK, encoded by the coding sequence ATGGAAGCCTTCTCCCTCCTGCTGCAGGGCTTCGAATCAGCCCTCACGCCCGCCAACCTGCTCTGGGCGCTGCTCGGCGTCACGATCGGCACCGCCGTCGGCGTGCTGCCCGGCATCGGCCCGGCCCTCACGGTGGCGCTGCTGCTCCCCATCACGTTCCAGCTCGAGCCCTCGTCGGCGCTCATCCTTTTCGCCGGCATCTACTACGGCGGCATGTACGGCGGCTCGACCACGTCGATCCTGCTGAACACACCCGGTGAGTCGGCCTCGATCGTCTCGGCCCTCGAGGGCAACAAGATGGCGCGCAGCGGTCGCGCCGCTGCCGCCCTCGCGACCGCCGCGATCGGCTCGTTCGTCGCCGGCACCATTGGCACGATCGGCATCACGCTGATCGCGCCCGTCATGGCCGCCTTCGCCGTCACGCTCGGCCCGCCCGAGTACGTGGCGCTGATGGCGATCGCCTTCGTCTCGGTGGCGGCGCTGCTCGGTCCCAACCTGCTGAAGGGCGCCGCGAGCCTGCTCATCGGCCTCACCATCGGCATCGTCGGCATCGACGTGCAGTCGGGCCAGGCGCGCATGACCTTCGGCTCCGACCGGCTGCTCGACGGCATCGACGTCGTGCTCGTGGTCGTTGGCCTGTTCGCCGTCGCCGAGACGCTCTCGCACGTGCTCTCGGGCACCGGCACGTCGACCATCCAGCCCGTCAAGGGTCGCGCCGCGCTCACGCGCGCCGAGTGGCGACGCTCCTGGCCCGCCTGGCTGCGCGGCACCGCGCTCGGCTTCCCGATCGGCTCGCTGCCCGCGGGCGGCGCCGAGATCCCGACCTTCCTCAGCTATGCCGCCGAGAAGAAGCTCACCAAGCACAAGGGCGAGTTCGGCCACGGCGCCATCGAGGGCGTCGCGGGCCCGGAGGCTGCCAACAACGCCGCCGCCGCCGGCGTGCTCGTGCCGCTGCTGACGATCGGCCTGCCCACCAGCGCCACCGCGGCGATCATCCTCACCGCCTTCCAGTCCTACGGCCTGCAGCCCGGCCCGACGCTGTTCGCCGAATCGGGCGACCTCGTGTGGGCACTCATCGCATCCCTCTACATCGGCAACGTGATGCTGCTGGTGCTCAACCTGCCGCTCGTGAAGGTGTGGGCCAAGCTGCTCACCATCCCCACCTGGGGGATCTACGCGGCCGTCACGGTCTTCGCCGCGCTCGGCGCCTTCGCTGCCGGCGGCTCGGTGTGGGACATCGTGATCCTGGTGGCGCTCGGCGCCTTCGGCATGCTGCTGCGGCTTGCCGACATCCCGGTCGCGCCCGCTGTCGTCGGCCTCATCCTCGGGCCGCTCGTGGAGGCGCAGCTGCGCCGCGCCATGACGCTCTCGGAAGGCGACCCGGCCGTGCTGCTCTCGAGCCCGCTGGCGATCGGGCTCTGGGTGGTCGTGCTGCTGCTGCTGGTGCTGCCGCCGCTGGTCGGCGTGGGCCGTCGCCGTCGCCGCACGCTGCGCGATGCGGTTTCTGTCGACGAGGCCGAGCGCGAGGCCGAGCGTGAGCTACGCGGCGTCGCGAAGTAA
- a CDS encoding tripartite tricarboxylate transporter substrate-binding protein, whose amino-acid sequence MVTEEQPTGKRKRIPHAVRLVIGAVASVAMIATLVVTGIEQRSSAASGYDAALGGRQLSIMAPANPGGGWDQTSRAVQASLADIVGRSEVYNVGGAGGTIGLPQFVRHSGEANELMVTGAIMVGAILTNESEATLEDVDMLARLSTEYLVVAVPSSSPIQTMEELGEAMATDVGSVSIAGGSAGGVEQVLAGLIGQAVGADPAEVSYVAHSGGGEALTTMLSGSSVAGISGISELAPYIADGSMRALAVSSPEELDTLPGVPSLRETGIDVELENWRGIAAPLGLEPEERAALVAMLDEMHASETWNDILQQRGWSDAYLTGPDLEAFVDSEQRTTQDVLRSIGLVD is encoded by the coding sequence ATGGTGACCGAAGAGCAGCCAACAGGGAAGCGCAAGCGCATCCCGCACGCAGTTCGCCTCGTGATCGGCGCGGTCGCCAGCGTGGCGATGATCGCCACGCTGGTCGTGACCGGCATCGAGCAGCGCTCCAGCGCAGCCAGCGGCTACGACGCCGCGCTCGGCGGCCGGCAGCTGAGCATCATGGCCCCCGCAAACCCGGGCGGCGGCTGGGATCAGACCTCCCGCGCGGTGCAGGCATCCCTCGCCGACATCGTCGGCCGCAGCGAGGTCTACAACGTGGGCGGCGCCGGCGGCACCATCGGGCTGCCGCAGTTCGTGCGCCACTCGGGCGAGGCCAACGAGCTCATGGTGACGGGCGCCATCATGGTCGGCGCCATCCTCACCAACGAGTCCGAGGCCACCCTCGAAGACGTCGACATGCTCGCTCGCCTCTCCACCGAGTACCTCGTCGTGGCGGTGCCCTCGAGCTCGCCCATCCAGACCATGGAGGAGCTCGGCGAAGCGATGGCGACCGACGTCGGCTCCGTCTCGATCGCCGGCGGCTCGGCCGGTGGCGTCGAGCAGGTGCTCGCGGGCCTGATCGGCCAGGCGGTCGGTGCAGACCCCGCCGAGGTCTCCTACGTCGCGCACTCCGGCGGCGGCGAGGCCCTCACCACGATGCTCTCCGGCAGCTCGGTCGCCGGCATCTCCGGCATCTCCGAGCTCGCGCCCTACATCGCCGACGGCTCGATGCGAGCGCTCGCCGTGTCGAGCCCGGAGGAGCTCGACACCCTGCCGGGTGTGCCGTCGCTGCGAGAGACCGGCATCGACGTCGAGCTCGAGAACTGGCGTGGCATCGCCGCCCCGCTCGGTCTCGAACCCGAGGAGCGCGCCGCGCTCGTCGCGATGCTCGACGAGATGCACGCATCCGAGACCTGGAACGACATCCTCCAGCAGCGCGGCTGGAGCGACGCCTACCTCACCGGCCCCGACCTCGAGGCCTTCGTCGACAGCGAGCAGCGGACCACGCAAGACGTGCTGCGCTCGATCGGATTGGTGGACTGA
- a CDS encoding NUDIX domain-containing protein — MADRKGKQLTDYPRPSVAVDTAVLTVAHGQLCVGLLTDGRSPKRRLPGTFLHEGETLADAVRRSLREKAGIEGVEPVQLHVFDAPGRDTRGWVITVANLATVRADAVGSLPLIPVGDAAGLDFDHDDIVKLAAMRLRADYSEHPDPAGLLTQPFKIGQLRELHAAVAGELSQPDTFRRRMLPRLSAVGIERRGSVGKPAALFRRITID; from the coding sequence ATGGCCGATCGCAAGGGCAAGCAGCTCACCGACTACCCGCGCCCCTCGGTCGCGGTCGACACCGCGGTGCTCACCGTCGCCCACGGCCAGCTCTGCGTCGGCCTGCTTACCGACGGGCGCTCCCCCAAGCGCCGCCTGCCTGGCACCTTCCTCCATGAGGGAGAGACGCTGGCGGATGCGGTACGTCGCTCCCTGCGCGAGAAGGCGGGTATCGAGGGGGTCGAGCCGGTGCAGCTGCACGTGTTCGATGCGCCGGGGCGCGATACGCGAGGCTGGGTGATCACGGTGGCGAACCTCGCTACGGTGCGAGCGGACGCAGTCGGTTCCCTCCCGCTCATACCCGTCGGTGACGCCGCGGGCCTGGACTTCGATCACGACGACATCGTGAAGCTCGCGGCCATGCGGCTGCGCGCCGACTATTCCGAGCACCCGGACCCCGCGGGCCTCCTCACGCAACCGTTCAAGATCGGACAACTGCGCGAACTTCATGCTGCCGTGGCGGGTGAGCTATCACAGCCGGACACCTTCCGACGACGAATGCTCCCCCGCCTCTCAGCGGTCGGCATCGAGCGCCGCGGAAGTGTCGGCAAGCCCGCTGCACTGTTCCGGAGGATCACCATCGACTAG
- a CDS encoding tripartite tricarboxylate transporter TctB family protein → MLGRKRDDRGRKARPGLETTEMSVMEKAELNAPPPPDAFTAGAYPAVLSGATTALVGAIMTVIAILVLVDASQLPPASDPLGPAAFPILIGSLLGIVGLALAIGNHRYALVLLRVRRGGVVRRGRGWSTVLVLVALLVFAALLPLVGFFLAAALLYIAVALLLGAPRGWHLVITAVLLAGVVVLLFDRIIGLTLPAGPWGF, encoded by the coding sequence ATGCTGGGACGCAAGCGTGACGACCGGGGCCGCAAGGCTCGGCCGGGCCTCGAGACCACGGAGATGAGCGTCATGGAGAAGGCGGAGCTCAACGCTCCGCCACCACCGGACGCCTTCACCGCCGGCGCCTACCCCGCGGTGCTCTCGGGCGCCACGACCGCGCTCGTCGGCGCGATCATGACGGTCATCGCCATCCTCGTGCTGGTCGACGCCTCGCAGCTGCCACCCGCATCCGACCCGCTGGGCCCCGCCGCCTTCCCGATCCTGATCGGCTCGCTGCTCGGGATCGTCGGGCTGGCGCTCGCGATCGGCAACCACCGCTACGCGCTCGTGCTGCTGCGCGTGCGCCGCGGCGGCGTCGTGCGCCGCGGGCGGGGCTGGAGCACGGTGCTCGTGCTCGTCGCCCTGCTCGTCTTCGCCGCGCTGCTGCCGCTCGTCGGCTTCTTCCTCGCGGCGGCGCTCCTCTACATCGCCGTCGCGCTGCTGCTCGGCGCACCGCGCGGCTGGCACCTGGTGATCACCGCGGTGCTGCTCGCCGGCGTCGTCGTGCTGCTCTTCGACCGCATCATCGGGCTCACGCTGCCCGCCGGACCCTGGGGGTTCTGA
- a CDS encoding TM0106 family RecB-like putative nuclease — translation MILDDTTGEVLLTASDLTRASSCEWQVLTGLDAKLGRRDAPPSDEDAMLARTAKLGDVHEERILEQLRGKGPVVEIEKDLGAAGRDAAIAATREAVERRAPVIFQAAFGGGRFFGYADFIELDDDGHYVVSDAKLARSPKVTALLQLAAYGGALRELGAPVSDEVRLLLGDGTVSAHRLRDIEPVLLERRARLEHLVDERLEAGAVLPWSTPGILACGACPACEQQIELHDDVFRIAGLRRDQRERLRTVGIRTVAELASASDFAKPDGMAAATFAILQRQAKAQLQSQTEGEVTFSLVEEGPIRALPEPSAGDLFFDFEGDPLWQDGSFWGIDYLFGVRDTAGQFTGFWAHSLAEEKRALIDFLAYVAERRERHPDLHIYHYASYERTHLLSIAARHGVGEDQIDDLLRAGVLVDLYPVVKRALVIGSPSYSLKKLEPLYMPAERAGEVTNAGDSIVWFQEATELRDAGEHDEADRLFAQIEEYNAYDVESTHRLRDWLRGLVADHEDERMPASPPKELSPEQSEIIEARERLVERLLARAGDDPAHRDADQTALWLASAAVGFHTRERKTFWWEHFSRLDGAIEEWRDEREVVTVDEVLYVSPWRPEKRSVVRRIRFRGTLAPGSRLGSEASGMYAAYEQPTAIDPDAITVLRAHNRTVLSADGDVFELAERQGDVPEQWSELPIAMAPAQPPNSRPLSESIEAWAERVATAAAQGGPLVASLPDEAALDVLRRRVPSALAEVSDGETATIDAVARSLAELDAPFVAVQGPPGTGKTYSGARVIASLIDRGWRIGVVAQSHATVEHMLEGVIEAGVPAERVLKSRKTGDTGVHGWTVSSDPERDLGDDAGVMGGTAWTFAGLANKSRRPLDLLVIDEAGQFSLANTIAAGQAARQLLLIGDPQQLPQVSQGTHPAPVDDSALGWLCDGAAVVPPEFGYFLGTSWRMHPRLCEAVSDLAYDGRLGAHDSERAMPGIAPGLVPVPVEHVGRTTSSPEEAAEVERIFREVVGREWHDGKERRTLTAADVIVVAPYNAQVGLLQDRLQAAGFGDASVGTVDRFQGREAAVVIVSMSASSAAEVPRGIDFLLSINRLNVAISRGQWLAYLVHSPGLREHLPPTPDGVAQLSAFLRLVSGNEEAQTTVTQ, via the coding sequence ATGATCCTGGATGACACCACCGGCGAAGTGCTGCTCACCGCGAGCGACCTGACGCGCGCCAGCAGTTGCGAGTGGCAGGTGCTCACTGGCCTCGACGCGAAGCTCGGGCGCCGCGACGCACCGCCGTCCGATGAGGATGCGATGCTCGCGCGCACCGCGAAGCTCGGCGACGTGCACGAGGAGCGCATCCTCGAACAGCTGCGCGGGAAAGGTCCGGTCGTCGAGATCGAGAAGGATCTGGGCGCTGCCGGGCGCGATGCAGCCATCGCCGCGACCCGCGAGGCGGTCGAACGCCGCGCTCCCGTCATCTTCCAGGCAGCGTTCGGCGGCGGTCGCTTCTTCGGCTACGCCGACTTCATCGAGCTCGACGACGACGGCCACTATGTCGTCTCCGACGCGAAGCTCGCCCGCAGCCCCAAGGTGACCGCGCTGCTGCAGCTCGCTGCCTACGGCGGTGCGCTCCGCGAGCTCGGCGCGCCGGTCTCCGACGAGGTGCGCCTGCTGCTCGGCGACGGCACGGTCAGCGCCCACCGCCTGCGCGACATCGAACCGGTGCTGCTCGAGCGCCGCGCGCGGCTCGAGCACCTCGTCGACGAGCGACTCGAGGCAGGCGCCGTACTCCCCTGGTCCACACCCGGCATCCTCGCCTGCGGCGCGTGCCCCGCCTGCGAGCAGCAGATCGAGCTGCACGACGACGTCTTCCGCATCGCCGGGTTGCGCAGAGACCAGCGCGAACGCCTACGCACCGTCGGCATCCGCACGGTGGCCGAGCTCGCATCCGCCTCCGACTTCGCCAAGCCCGACGGTATGGCCGCGGCGACCTTCGCGATACTGCAGCGCCAGGCAAAGGCGCAACTGCAGAGCCAGACGGAGGGGGAAGTCACCTTCTCGCTCGTCGAGGAGGGTCCGATCCGAGCGCTCCCAGAGCCGAGCGCCGGCGACCTCTTCTTCGACTTCGAGGGCGACCCGCTCTGGCAGGACGGCTCGTTCTGGGGCATCGACTACCTGTTCGGTGTGCGCGACACGGCAGGGCAGTTCACCGGCTTCTGGGCGCATTCGCTCGCCGAAGAGAAGCGGGCACTCATCGACTTCCTCGCCTATGTCGCCGAGCGCCGAGAGCGCCACCCCGACCTGCACATCTATCACTACGCCTCCTACGAGCGCACGCACCTGCTGAGCATCGCCGCCCGCCACGGCGTCGGGGAGGATCAGATCGACGACCTGCTGCGCGCGGGCGTGCTGGTCGACCTTTACCCGGTGGTGAAGCGGGCGCTCGTGATCGGCAGCCCCAGCTATTCGCTCAAGAAGCTCGAGCCGCTTTACATGCCGGCCGAGCGCGCCGGCGAGGTGACGAACGCGGGCGACTCGATCGTCTGGTTCCAGGAGGCGACGGAGCTGCGCGACGCGGGCGAGCACGACGAGGCGGATCGCCTCTTCGCCCAGATTGAGGAGTACAACGCCTACGACGTCGAGTCGACCCACCGGCTGCGCGACTGGCTGCGCGGTCTCGTCGCCGACCACGAGGACGAGCGGATGCCCGCCTCACCACCCAAGGAGCTCTCACCCGAGCAGTCAGAGATCATCGAGGCGCGGGAGCGGCTCGTCGAGCGGCTGCTTGCGCGGGCGGGCGACGATCCAGCGCATCGCGACGCCGATCAAACGGCGCTGTGGCTCGCCTCCGCTGCGGTCGGCTTCCACACCCGCGAGCGCAAGACGTTCTGGTGGGAACACTTCTCGCGGCTCGATGGCGCGATCGAGGAATGGCGAGATGAGCGCGAGGTCGTCACTGTCGACGAAGTTCTCTATGTGAGCCCGTGGCGACCCGAGAAGCGCAGTGTGGTTCGGCGCATCCGGTTCCGCGGCACTCTCGCGCCTGGTTCGCGCCTCGGCAGTGAGGCGAGCGGAATGTACGCGGCCTACGAGCAGCCGACGGCGATCGACCCCGATGCGATCACCGTCCTGCGTGCCCACAACCGCACGGTGCTGTCGGCCGACGGTGATGTCTTCGAACTCGCGGAGCGGCAGGGCGATGTGCCGGAGCAGTGGAGTGAACTGCCGATCGCGATGGCTCCGGCGCAGCCGCCGAACTCCCGCCCGCTCAGCGAGTCGATCGAGGCTTGGGCAGAGAGGGTCGCGACGGCGGCGGCGCAGGGTGGCCCGCTGGTGGCTTCCCTGCCCGACGAGGCCGCGCTCGACGTGTTGCGGCGGCGGGTGCCGAGCGCGCTCGCCGAGGTGAGCGATGGCGAGACGGCGACGATCGACGCGGTGGCGCGCTCGCTCGCCGAGCTCGATGCGCCGTTCGTCGCTGTGCAGGGCCCACCCGGCACCGGCAAGACCTACAGCGGGGCGCGCGTGATCGCCTCGCTCATCGACCGCGGCTGGCGCATCGGCGTCGTCGCCCAGTCGCACGCGACGGTCGAGCACATGCTCGAGGGCGTGATCGAGGCAGGCGTGCCGGCCGAACGCGTACTGAAGTCGCGCAAGACCGGCGATACGGGGGTGCACGGCTGGACCGTCTCGTCTGACCCGGAGCGCGACCTCGGCGACGACGCGGGCGTCATGGGCGGCACTGCGTGGACCTTCGCCGGGCTCGCGAACAAGAGTCGGCGGCCCCTCGACCTGCTCGTCATCGACGAGGCGGGCCAGTTCTCGCTCGCGAACACGATCGCGGCGGGCCAGGCTGCGCGCCAACTGCTCCTCATCGGCGACCCGCAGCAGCTACCGCAGGTGAGCCAGGGCACGCATCCGGCGCCCGTCGACGACTCGGCACTCGGGTGGCTGTGCGACGGGGCTGCAGTGGTGCCGCCGGAGTTCGGCTACTTCCTCGGCACGTCGTGGCGGATGCACCCACGGCTCTGCGAGGCCGTGTCCGACCTGGCGTACGACGGCCGGCTCGGCGCCCACGACTCGGAGCGCGCGATGCCAGGCATCGCACCCGGCCTCGTCCCGGTGCCCGTCGAGCATGTCGGCCGCACGACGTCGTCACCCGAGGAGGCGGCGGAGGTCGAGCGCATCTTCCGCGAGGTCGTTGGCCGCGAGTGGCACGACGGCAAGGAGCGGCGCACGCTCACTGCCGCTGACGTGATCGTCGTCGCCCCCTACAACGCGCAGGTGGGCCTGCTGCAAGACCGGCTGCAGGCCGCCGGTTTCGGCGACGCGTCGGTCGGCACGGTCGATCGCTTCCAGGGGCGGGAGGCCGCGGTGGTGATCGTCTCGATGAGCGCGTCGAGCGCCGCCGAAGTGCCGCGCGGCATCGACTTCCTCCTGTCGATCAACCGCCTCAACGTCGCGATCTCCCGCGGTCAGTGGCTCGCCTACCTCGTGCACTCCCCCGGCCTGCGCGAGCATCTCCCGCCGACGCCAGACGGCGTCGCGCAACTGAGCGCGTTCCTGCGACTGGTGAGCGGGAACGAGGAGGCTCAGACCACAGTCACCCAGTAG
- the tcuA gene encoding FAD-dependent tricarballylate dehydrogenase TcuA has translation MTTPTSHDVIVVGGGNAGFAAAHAAAERGRSVVLLERGERDMAGGNSFYTAGATRMNHAGLDDLRDIVEADDRHALTEVPPYSSEEYLADLIKVTDGKTDREMAQVLVTETADAVRWLHGLGLKYRLMYERQAYDRPDGSYLFWGGLHVGNVGGGEGLIADHTAVAERLGTEVRYGIRARSLIVEGGRVVGVRATEEATGDELELRAESVVLAAGGFESSPEWREQHLGQGWANAKVRGTPYNVGDMLSAALEIGAAKGGDWSTCHSVQWDAGAEHNESNRELTNRLTRQSYPLGIIVNRDGQRFLDEGADFRNYTYAKYGREILKQPGSIAWQIFDASLRPMLRTEEYDMPGIGVHEADTIDELADAMGVDRADLTSTIDAFNASIDRAVVFDPTVKDGRRADVQPPKSNWASPIETGPFFAYPVTCGITFTFGGVKGDLDGRVLDQAGEPIPGLLACGEMLGGLFSGNYPGGSGLAAGMVFGRRAGAVA, from the coding sequence ATGACCACACCCACGAGCCACGACGTCATCGTCGTCGGCGGCGGCAACGCCGGATTCGCCGCAGCCCACGCCGCAGCAGAGCGCGGCCGCAGCGTCGTGCTGCTCGAGCGCGGCGAGCGCGACATGGCCGGCGGCAACAGCTTCTACACCGCCGGCGCCACCCGCATGAACCACGCGGGGCTCGACGACCTGCGCGACATCGTCGAGGCCGACGACCGCCACGCGCTCACCGAGGTGCCGCCCTACTCGAGCGAGGAGTACCTCGCCGACCTCATCAAAGTCACCGACGGCAAGACCGACCGCGAGATGGCGCAGGTGCTGGTGACGGAGACGGCGGATGCGGTGCGGTGGCTCCACGGGCTGGGCCTCAAGTACCGACTCATGTACGAGCGGCAGGCCTACGACCGGCCCGACGGCAGCTACCTCTTCTGGGGCGGCCTGCACGTCGGCAACGTCGGCGGCGGCGAGGGCTTGATCGCCGATCACACCGCGGTCGCCGAGCGGCTCGGCACCGAGGTGCGCTACGGCATCCGCGCCCGCTCGCTGATCGTCGAAGGCGGCCGGGTCGTCGGCGTGCGCGCCACCGAAGAGGCGACGGGCGACGAGCTCGAGCTGCGGGCCGAGAGCGTCGTGCTCGCGGCAGGCGGCTTCGAGTCGAGCCCCGAGTGGCGCGAGCAGCACCTCGGGCAGGGCTGGGCGAACGCCAAGGTGCGCGGCACCCCCTACAACGTGGGCGACATGCTCTCGGCTGCGCTCGAGATCGGCGCGGCCAAGGGCGGCGACTGGTCGACCTGCCACTCAGTGCAGTGGGATGCCGGCGCCGAGCACAACGAGTCGAACCGCGAGCTCACGAACCGCCTGACGCGCCAGAGCTACCCGCTCGGCATCATCGTCAACCGCGACGGCCAGCGCTTCCTCGACGAGGGCGCCGACTTCCGCAACTACACCTATGCGAAGTACGGCCGCGAGATCCTCAAGCAGCCGGGCTCCATCGCCTGGCAGATCTTCGACGCCTCGCTGCGCCCGATGCTGCGCACCGAGGAGTACGACATGCCCGGCATCGGCGTGCATGAGGCCGACACGATCGACGAGCTGGCGGATGCCATGGGTGTCGACCGCGCGGATCTCACGTCGACGATCGACGCCTTCAACGCATCCATCGACCGTGCCGTCGTGTTCGACCCGACCGTGAAGGACGGCCGTCGCGCCGACGTGCAGCCGCCGAAGTCGAACTGGGCGTCGCCCATCGAGACCGGCCCGTTCTTCGCCTACCCCGTCACGTGCGGCATCACGTTCACGTTCGGCGGCGTCAAGGGCGACCTCGACGGCCGCGTGCTCGACCAGGCGGGGGAGCCCATCCCGGGTCTGCTCGCGTGCGGCGAGATGCTCGGCGGGCTCTTCTCGGGCAACTACCCGGGTGGCTCGGGGCTCGCGGCGGGCATGGTGTTCGGTCGTCGTGCGGGTGCCGTCGCCTGA
- a CDS encoding ADP-ribosylglycohydrolase family protein produces MALNSAQQDRALGTILASAAGDALGAPYEFKAAVLPPTPIITKAGGGWELGEWTDDTAMAMPLLRALAEGRSLDNEATLDQIVKTWVDWTYEAKDVGTQTRRVLQHLPRWNAENAEGARLTTERLHASTGRTAGNGSLMRTGPVALGYLGDHARAVRAARAISELTHYDDDAGDASVIWTVAIAHAIETGELELERGITHLPAERQQRWRDLASEAEGRMPWELTANNGWVVGAFQAAWSAITYADTLAATLELAVRCGNDTDTVAAIAGALAGAVYGASALPWSLQRHLHGWAGDGVVGDRRTLVELTTLAIGAGPDANGWPTAPTFPSKLGPTLVQHPLDEGVWLGDLAALASLPESIDGVVSLCRVGNAQAPVVRENHDEVRLIDQPGKNPHLDFVLIDAADAVATMRAEGREVLLHCLESRSRTAAVAALYAVRHLHADVEDALEALAAKMVRYEPEPFLLNAVRKLAAEAAGSVASSESVAAVRLHAGHVEDSDE; encoded by the coding sequence ATGGCCCTCAACTCCGCCCAGCAGGATCGCGCACTCGGCACGATCCTTGCCTCCGCCGCTGGTGACGCGCTCGGCGCGCCCTACGAGTTCAAGGCGGCCGTGCTGCCGCCCACGCCCATCATCACCAAGGCCGGCGGCGGGTGGGAGCTCGGCGAGTGGACCGACGACACCGCTATGGCGATGCCCTTACTGCGGGCCCTCGCCGAGGGACGCTCGCTCGACAACGAGGCGACGCTCGACCAGATTGTCAAGACTTGGGTCGACTGGACCTACGAGGCGAAGGATGTCGGCACGCAGACCCGCCGCGTGCTCCAGCACCTGCCGCGGTGGAACGCCGAGAACGCCGAGGGAGCGCGCCTGACCACCGAGCGCCTGCATGCGTCGACTGGCCGCACCGCTGGCAACGGCTCGCTCATGCGCACCGGACCCGTCGCGCTCGGGTACCTCGGCGACCACGCTCGCGCAGTGCGTGCGGCACGTGCCATCTCGGAACTCACGCACTACGACGACGACGCCGGCGACGCATCCGTCATCTGGACGGTCGCGATCGCCCACGCGATCGAGACCGGCGAGCTCGAGCTCGAGCGCGGCATCACGCACTTGCCCGCCGAGCGGCAGCAGCGCTGGCGCGACCTCGCATCCGAAGCCGAGGGGCGGATGCCGTGGGAGCTGACCGCGAACAACGGCTGGGTCGTCGGCGCGTTCCAAGCGGCTTGGTCGGCGATCACGTACGCGGACACGCTCGCGGCGACGCTCGAGCTTGCGGTGCGCTGCGGAAACGACACCGACACCGTGGCGGCGATCGCGGGCGCGCTCGCGGGCGCCGTCTATGGCGCATCGGCACTGCCATGGTCGCTGCAGCGGCACCTGCACGGCTGGGCCGGCGACGGCGTGGTCGGCGATCGCCGCACGCTGGTCGAGCTCACGACCCTTGCGATCGGCGCCGGGCCCGACGCGAACGGCTGGCCGACCGCGCCGACCTTCCCCTCGAAGTTGGGGCCTACGCTCGTGCAACACCCGCTCGATGAGGGGGTGTGGCTGGGCGATCTCGCCGCGCTGGCTTCGCTGCCCGAGTCGATCGACGGTGTCGTCTCGCTCTGCCGCGTCGGCAACGCACAAGCGCCGGTAGTGCGAGAGAACCATGACGAGGTGCGCCTCATCGACCAGCCAGGCAAGAACCCCCACCTCGACTTCGTGCTCATCGATGCGGCGGACGCCGTCGCGACCATGCGCGCTGAGGGCCGCGAGGTGCTGCTGCACTGCCTCGAGTCGCGGTCGCGGACCGCGGCGGTGGCTGCGCTGTATGCGGTGCGGCACCTGCATGCTGATGTCGAGGACGCGCTCGAGGCGCTGGCGGCGAAGATGGTGCGGTACGAGCCGGAGCCTTTCCTGCTTAACGCGGTGCGAAAGCTGGCTGCCGAGGCGGCAGGATCAGTTGCGTCTTCAGAATCTGTGGCGGCCGTCCGGCTCCACGCGGGTCACGTGGAGGACTCCGATGAGTAA